The bacterium genome includes the window TCGGCAAGCACGTCGCCCAGCCGGCGCAGTTGACGCGCCAGGCGGATCTCCGGCGCGTCGGCTTCTTCGGGAGAGTAGAACGAGTCGGCGCGCGTCAGGAGAGCCACCGTTTCCGGCGGCGGTAGTGCTTCACTTCGCGATAGCTGCGGCGCTCACCCGCGCCGGAGAGGCCGAGGTAGAACTCCTTGATGTCCTCGTTCGCGCGGAGCGCCGCCGCCGTGCCGTCGAGGGCGACCCGTCCGTTTTCGAGCACGTAGCCGTACTCGACGATCTCCAGCGCCCGCGCCGCATTCTGCTCCGCGAGCAATATGGCCACACGCTCCTCGCGATTGAGCCGCGCGATGATGTCGAAGATCTCGCGGACCAGAAGGGGCGCGAGCCCCATCGACGGCTCGTCCAGCAGCATGAGGCGCGGCCGCGCCATGAGCGCCCGGCCGATCGCCATCATCTGCTGCTCGCCCCCGGAGATGTAGCCCGCGCGCACCCGCCGCCGCTCGGCGAGGCGCGGGAAGTACTCGTAGACGGTGTCGAGGTCCCGCCGCACCGCGGCCCCGTCGCGGCGAACGTAGGCGCCCGTCAGCAGGTTCTCCTCGACGGTCAGGTGCTCGAACGCCCGGCGCCCTTCCATCACCTGCACGACGCCGCGGCGGACGATCTCCGCGGGGTCGCACGTGTCGAGGCGGCTTCCGGCGAACCCGATCGTGCCGCGGGTCACCGCTCCGCGCTCGACGCGCAAGAGGTTCGAGATCGCCTTGAGCGTCGTGCTCTTGCCCGCGCCGTTGGCCCCGAGGAGGGCGACCATGCCCCCCTCGGGGACCGCGATCGAGACGCCTTTGAGCACGAGAATCACACGGTCGTACACGACCTCGATGTTGTTGATGTCGAGCAGCGGCGCCTGGGACACGTCGAGCGTGGCGGCCCGCCTAGTGTTTCTGGTTGCGGTACTCGGCCGCCGACTTCGCGATCTGCGCGCGGACCAAGTCGGCGTACGGCTGCCAGAGCCCGGGGATGCGGACCCACTTCTGGCCGTCCCAGCGCTGGAAGTACGCGCTGGACACGCCGCCGTGATCGTCCGCCGTGAGCGTCACCGGCGGGATCATGCCGGTGAGGCCCAGTTCACGCAGCCGCGCTTCGGTGAAGGTCAGGTGCTCCAAGCCCCAGCGCACCTTCTCGCCGGTTACCGGCAGGCCGAATTGTTTGATGGCGTTGTGCACCGCCTCCGCGAACACGGCGGCCTCGATCACGCCGCGATTGTAGTAGACGGTGCCGACCCGGGCCTCGTCGATGTTGCCCTTCCCGTTCTTGTAGACGGTCGAGAGGATCGACTGGATCACCGGGAAGTTGCGGCCGACGCCGGTGAAGTTCGCGCTGACGTAGTTTTTGGACAGATCCGCGGCCGGCCGGACGTCCTCCTCGGAGCCGCACCACCAGACGCCCATGAATTTGTCGATCGGGAACGCGACCTGGCGCATCGCGGTAAACGGCACGGTGCACGACTGGCCGAAGTTCCACTGAATCACGTAGTCTGCCCGGTACCGGCGGGCCATATCGACCCAGGCCGCGCTCTGCTCGAGGCCCGGCGCCGGCAGCGGGAAGTTGCGGAACTCGAACCCGAACTTCGCCGCGAGATCCTGGAACATCGGGATCGGCTCGCGGCCGTACGGAATGTCGAGGTGCAGCAGGGCGATGCGCTTGCCTTTGAGCTTGTCCTCACCGCCGACCGCGGCGGCGATGTACCGGATGAAGCTCGACGCCTGGCTCCAGTAATTGCCGAGGACCGGGAAGATCCACGGGAACGTCTTGCCGTCGGTCGCGTCCGACCGGCCGTAGCCGATCGTCACCATGGGAATCTTGTCTGCGATCGAGCGGTCGACGAGCGCGTAGGTGATTCCGGTGCTGGACGGCCAGACCACCACCATGTCTTTCTTCGTGCGCTCGTAGCACTCGACGCCGCGCGCGGTATCGTAGGCGTCCTCGCACTCGCTCCACTGGAACTTGACGCCGTCCAGTCCGCCCCGCGCGTTCAACAGGGCGAGGTAGTCTTCGCGCCCGCCGGCAAACCCGCTGCCGCCGGCCGCGTACGGTCCGGTCCGGTAGATCGGCTGCGGGACGTTCACCACATTGCCCATCGAGGCGCCCGGCGCCGGCCCGGAGGCCACGCTCAACGCCAGGATGACCGCGAATGCCGCCGTGGCGGAGCCCCACCACACACGTCGCGTTCTCATCGAGATCCCTCCTCGCGAGATGTCGTTAGTACGGGAACGGCCAGAGCCGCAGGTAGTCTTTGATCGTTTTCCAGAGCCGCGCGAGCCCGAGCGGCTCGAGCACCAGAAACAGGACGATCATCGTGCCGAAGATCAGATCTTCCAGGCTGGAGATGAGGCTGTTGGCCGCACCGCCGCCGGTCAGCGTGCCGGCCTGATGAACCGTCACGCTCACGAGAATCGGCAAGAGCGTCACGAAGCCGGCCCCGAGGAACGAGCCGACGATGCTGCCCATGCCGCCGATGATCACCATGCCGAGAATGCGGACGGAGTTGACGAGGTCGAACTCCTCGATGTTCGCCGAGCCGTACCAGGAGAAAACGACCAGCGCGCCCGCCACGCCGGCGTAAAAGGCGGCGACGACGAACGCGAGCACCTTGTACTTCAGCAGGCGGATGCCGATGATCTCCGCGGCGACGTCGCGATCGCGGATCGCCATCCACGCGCGGCCGATCCGGCTGCGCGTCAGGTTCATCCCGAAGACCGTGAGCAGCGCCACGACGGCGAGCGCGAGGTAGTATTGCCGCAGCGCGCTGTCGAGGACGAGCCCGCCGACGCGCACCGTCGGCGTGTTGATCGTGGCGAAGACGCCGCCGCTGATCCACGGCACGTGCTGGATCGTCCACGTGATGATGAACTGCGCGGCGAGCGTGGCCACCGCGAGATAGAACCCTTTGATCCGCAAGGAGGGCGTGCCGGCGACCGCGCCCACGGCGGCGGCGATGCATCCCGCCCCGAGGAGCGCGAGCGGCAGCGGCACCCCGTACCGTCCGTAGAGGATCACGCCCGCGTAGGCGCCCACGGCCATGAACGCCGCGTGGCCGAGCGACAAGAGGCCGGCGTAGCCGGTGAGGAAGTTGAGCCCGAGCGTGGCCAGGGAGAAGACGAGGAACGGGATGAGGATGCCGCGCAGCCAGTACGTCCCGAGGAGCGGCGGCAGCAGTATCGCCGCCGCTACGAGCGCCGCCGTGCCGAGCCGATCCGCGGGCAGCGGAAAGAGCGCCGCGTCCTCGGCGTAGGTCGTGCGGTAGACCCCGCACTCGCGGTAGAGCATCCCGGCGCGCCCTAGACGCGCTCGATGACCGGCCGTCCGAACAGTCCGTACGGCCGCACCATCAGGAAGATGAGCGCCACGAGATACGGGAAGATGTCCTGCAGGCCGCCCCCGACGAGCGGCCCGATGAACCCTTCGGCGAGGCTCTCCGTCGCGCCGACGATCAGCCCTCCGATGATCGCTCCGGGGATGCTGTCGATGCCGCCGATGATGAGCACCGGCAGTGCCTTGAGGGCGATCAGCGAGACCGCGAAGCCCACGCCGATGCGGTTGCCCCAGAGGATGCCGGCCGCGATCGCGACGAGGCCGGAAAGAGTCCATGCCACGACCCACACCCGGCGCAGCGCGATGCCGACCGACATCGCGGCCTCGTGGTCGTCGGCGACCGCGCGCAGCCCGAGGCCGAGTTTCGTCCGCTGGAAGAACCAGATCAGCGCGCCGACGATGATCGCGACCGCGCCGGCGGCGACCAGGTCGACGCGGTTGATGAGAATGCCGGCGGTCTGGATCGGCTCGGGGGAGATGCCGAGCGAGAGGCGGTGCGGCTCGGTGCCCCACAGCGCCTGCGCGAGACCGCCGAGGGCGAACGTCACGCCGAGCGTCGACATCGCGAGCGCAAGCGGCGGCCGGCCCGCGAGCGGCCGGAGGGCGAAGCGTTCGATCACGACGGCGAGCGCGCTCATGAGCACCACGACGAACAGCAGGCTGATCGGCCACCCCAGGCGCGGCAGGACGCTCACGAGCGCGAGCGCGGCGAAGAACGTCATCGCGCCCTGGGCGAAGTTGAAGACGTCGGATGCCTTGTAGATCAGCACGAAGCCGAGCGCGACCATCGCGTACAGGACGCCGACGAGCAGGCCGCTTACCAGCAGTTCCAGGCCGTAGCCGAGATCGCCGGACACGTCAGGCCCGGACGGCGGCCGCCGCGGGGACGCCGTCGGGTTCGATCGTATGGAGGCGCAGGGATCGGGAGACCTGGGCCTCCCGCCCGTCCTCGTAGCGCACGGCGGCGCGCACCTCAACCTCCGCCGCGCCCCGATCGTACAGCGCCTCGATGATCGGCGCGTACTTCTCGCCGATGAAGCGGCGGCGCACCTTGCGCGTGCGGGTGATCTCGGCGTCGTCCGGGTCCAGCTCTTTGTGCAGGACGATGAAACGCCGCACCCGCAGCGGCGGGGCGAGCAGCGCGTTCACCCGGCGGACCTCGTCCGCCACGAGCGCAGCGACGCGCGCGTTCTGGGAGAGGTCGGTGTAGCCGGAGTAGGCGACCTGGCGCCGCTGGGCCCAGTTCCCGACCACGTCCGGATCGATGTTGAGCATGGCGACCACGTAGGGGCGTCCGTGCCCGACGGCGACCGCCTCTTTAATGTAGGGACTGAATTTCAGCTTGTTTTCGACGTACTGGGGCGCGAAGACCGTGCCGTCTTCGAGGTGCGAGACATCCTTCGCCCGGTCCAGGATCACGAGGTGCCCGTCCGGGTCGAGCAGACCCGCGTCGCCGGTGCGGAGCCATCCGTCGCGCAGGGCGTCGGCGGTCGCCGCCGGATCGCGGAAGTAGCCGGAGAACAGGCCCGGTGATGCGATCAGCACTTCACCGTGCTCGTCGATGCGCAGCTCGACGCCCGGGATCGGCGGGCCGACCGTGTCCAGTTTGACCTGGTCGCCCGGCTGGACGGTCGCCGGCGTGCTGCACTCCGTCATCCCGTAAAGCTGGGTGAGGTTCACGCCGATCCCGCGGAAAAACTCGAGCACCTCGGGCGCGATCGGAGCCCCGCCGGTGATGGCGACGCGGATCCGGCGCAGGCCGAGTTGGTCGCGGAGCGCTCCGTAGACGAGCGGCTCCCCGAGCGCGCAGCGCAGCCGGTCGGCCGCTGAGATGCCGCCCCCCTGGAGAGCGGCGCGTGCCTTTCGCATCGCCGCCGCGACGAGCCGGCGCGCGACGCCGCGCTTCAGCCAGTCGGCGTCCTCGATCTTCACCTGGCACTGTGCGAGAAGGCTCTCCCAGATCCGGGGCGGGGCGAAGGTCACCGTCGGGCCGATCTCGCGAAAGTCGGCGCGGACGGTTTCCGCGCTCTCCGGGCAGTTGATGGTCGCGCCGGTCAGCATCGCGACCACGACGGAGAAGAACGTGTCGCCCACCCAGGCCATCGGCAGGTAGGCCAGCATCTGGTCGGACGGCCCCACCGGCACCACCTGAAGGAAGCTCTTGCCGGTGGCGATCAGCGCACGGTGCGACAACATGACGCCTTTCGACGCCCCCGTCGTCCCGGAGGTGTAGCTGATCAGCGCGGTGTCCTCCGGGTCGAGCCGCGCGACGAGCGCGCGGAACGCCGCGCGGCCGCCGCCGTCGGCCTCCCGGCCCATCGCGAAGACGCTGTCAAGGCGCCGCAGGCTCGGTTCGGTGTAGTGGCGGAGACCCTTCGGGTCTTCGTACAGGATGTGCTCGAGGGCCGGCAACTCGTCGCGCACTTCCAGGATTTTGTCGACCTGTTCCTGGTCTTCGGCCACCACTAGCCGTGCACCGGCGTGGGCGATCGCGTACCGCAGCTCCGCCGCGGTGGCGTCCTGGTACACGGGCACGGGAATGCCGGCGAGCGTCTGGGCGGCCAGCAGCGCCCAGTAGAGCTCCGGCCGGTTGTCGCCAACGATCGCGAGGCGGTCGCCGCGTCCAAAGTCGAGCCGCGCCAGCCCCGCGGCGAGTGCCTGCACGCGGTCGAGGCTCTCGGCCCACGTGTAAGACTGCCAGATGCCGTATTCTTTCTCGCGGATCGCGACGCGCCGGCCGTGCTCCTGCGCGTGGGCCAGCAGCATCGCCGGCAGCGTCGTCGCCGTTTGCCGTTCCGGCGCGCCCGCCGCCATTACCGCACCGCCCCCGGGATCGCGGCCGGCGCCTCCCCGAGGTAGGCGCGCAGTACCTCCGCGTTGGTGCGGACCTCGTCCGGCACCCCTTCGGCGATCTTCCGGCCGTGGTCCAGCACGACGACGCGGTGCGAGATGTCCATCACGACCCCCATGTCGTGTTCGATCAAGACGATGGCCGGCGCCCATTCGTCGGCGATGTCGAGGATGAACCGGACCATGTCCTCCTTCTCCTCGCGGTTCATCCCGGTCATCGGCTCGTCGAGCAGGAGCACCGTCGGCTCCGCCGCCAGCGCGCGTCCGAGGTCCACCCGCTTGCGCAGGCCGTAGGGCAGCGTCCCCGCGGGCGCACGGCGGATATGCGAGATCTCGAGGAAGTCGATGATGCGCTCGACGGCTACGCGGTGCCGCAACTCTTCGCGCTCGCCCCACCCCCAGTAGATCCCGGAGGCCAGCACGCCGTTGCGCATATGGATGTGCCGGCCTACAAGGATGTTCTCGAGGACGGTCATGCCGCCGAACAGCGAGACGTTCTGGAACGTTCGGGCGACGCCGCGGCGCGCGACCTCGTCGGGCGACCGGCCCGTGATGTCCCGTCCGTCGAGGACAACCTTCCCGGCGCGCGGCCGGTAGACGCCGCTGATCGTGTTAAGCAGGGTGGTCTTCCCGGCGCCGTTCGGCCCGATGAGCGCGAGGATTTCGCCGCTCCGGACCTCCATGCCAACGCCCGAGAGGGCGGTCACGCCGCCGAATCGGACGTGGACGTTCTCCGCTCGAAGCCTGGGCCCGCGGTCCCCGTTGAGCATGACGGCTCCGCGTCAATGGTGTCACGGCGCGTTCGCCGCACCGCGCGGCGACTCCTGCGCTGTGGACCCGGCGGCGCACGGCGCGCGTCGATACACCGGTGTTACAGGATTAGGCGGGGTTAGGCTGAGCCGGGCCCCGGGTATTGTTCAGTGTGAGCGCCCGGGGCCGTACCCCCGGAGGTTGTGTGTACCCGACCGAGACGGTACATACGCGCTCCATATAAAGGAAGGTGGGGGTCTGAATGAAATGAGTAGCCAGCGGATCCTTTGCGTCGTCCTGGCGCTTGTCGCCGCGCTCTCGATCGCGGCCCCGCTACCCGCGGGCGCCCAGGGCATGATCCGGGTGTTCGTTGATGGGCGGCCGGTCAACTTCGACGTGCCGCCGCAGACAATTCAAGGACGCGTCCTCGTGCCGCTGCGCGGCATCTTTGAGCAGCTGGGCGCGACCGTCGATTACGACGCGGCGAGCCAGCACATCGTCGCGATCCGCGGCGGCCAGACGGTTGAACTGACCGTCGGCTCGCGGCAAGCCCACGTCAACAACTCGCCGACGCTGCTCGACGTGCCGGCGTTCACGATCAACGGCCGCACGATGGTGCCGCTGCGGTTCATCAGCGAATCACTCGGCGCCGGCGTGCAGTGGATCGCCGCCAACTCGACGATCTTGATCAACAGCGGCGGCGGCACACCGACCGCGGCCGCGCCTCCTGTCGTGCCGTCGGGTCAGGTCACGGGCCGTCTAATGGCCGTGACGACCGGGCAGAATCCGCAAATCGTCGTGCGGGCGAACGGGCAGGACTACACGTATGCCGTGACGCCGGAGACCGCGATCTACCGGTACAACGCGGAGAACAGCGCGGGCGGCTCGGCGGCGCTCGGCGCGTTAAAGACCGGCGACCGCGTCGTCGTCGATGCCAGCGGGAACCAGGCGACGAAGATCACGGCGAGCTACCGGCTCTCTCCGGCCGGCCGGATCGCCCACGTCAATACGGGCAACCGGACAGTGACGTTGGCGAACGGCACGACCTACGTGGTGCTGCCCGACGCCCAGATCGCGCTCAACGGACAGCCCGCAGACTTCGGCGCGATCCAGAACGGCCGCGCCGCCCGATTCTACGTCGTGCAGGGCACGAACCAGGCCTATCAGGTGGCGGTGACGACGCCGCAGAGCTCCGCGCCGGTGCCGGCCGCGCTCACCGTCCCGACGATTACGTCGCCGGGCAACGGCTCCCGCGTGGGCTCCAGCATCATCGTGCAGGGGCAGGCGCAGCCCGGCGCGCTGGTCGTCGTGACGGCGCAACCCAGGCTCCTCGGACAGACGGTCCGTGTCCAGACGACGGCCAACGCCAACGGGGCGTGGCAGGTCCCGCTGAACTTCAACTCGATTCCGATCGCGGCGATGCCGTACGTGGTGAGCGCGGCGCAGATCGTGAACGGTGCGCAGTCCGACTCCGCGAGCATCGAGGTGAACGTCCAATAGCCCCTCGACCGGGCCGGTCCACGGACTGAGTCCGGCCGCGATTCGCAAGGAAGATGAAGCGGGCGGGTCCATTCGGACCCGCCCCTTTGTTTCTCGGTCGCGAAGACGCTACATGGCCTTTTGCAGGTTCTCCTGCGCGACTTCCTTGCTGAGCGCGCGAATGGCGGAGGTTACCGCGCGACGCGCGCCCTCGTGATCCTGCAGCGAGTCTGCGGGAATCTCCGCCGTATGCATGTGCGTGCCGCGGGAGAACTCCACCGCGATTACGCCGCTCCTCGGCTCGGTGACCGCGCCGACGCCGATGTCGTCGCGTCCCGAGCCCGCCACTGCTTCTTCGAGAACCCGCCGGTACTGTTCGAGCGCCTTATTGTTCAACATCGCTCCCTACCTCCATTCCCCGGTGGGACGTATTTACCCGCGCGCCCTAGCCTTGCCGCTGCGGGACGGGGTGGGCTATACTCGGAGGCGGCCCGTAAGCGTGTTCGTGCCGGGGTAGCTCAGGTGGTAGAGCAGGGGACTGAAAATCCCCGTGTCGGCGGTTCGACTCCGTCCCCCGGCACCATATTTTTCAACGTTTCTGAACGAGGGTTCACCGCGCAGAGAGCCCCGATTTCGTTAGCCAGTCATTAGCCGCCGCCGCCGCCTGTTCTTGAGCCGCGAGCGCCGGATGGACGTAGGTGTCGAGCGTGAACGACACTTTGCTGTGGCCGAGCCGGTCGGCGATGGTCCGCGCGTCTACGCCGGCCACGGCAAGCTGCGTGCCGTGGAAGTGCCGGAGGTCGTGGAGGCGGCTGTGCGGCAGGCCGAGCCTGCGGAGACGCGGCGTGTGGTCGCGGTTCCAGAGGTTACTGGGGTTGAGCGGACGGCCCTTGGGTCCGACAAACAGCAGCCCGCTATCGCGGTACTTCGGGCCGAGCATGAGCCGTTGCGCTTTCTTCCACAGGAGCGCGGCGCGGATCACATCGGCGGCGACGTCAGACAACACGATCGTGCGCCGTCCCCGTCCCGTCTTCGGCGGCCCATAAACGGGATTCCGGCCGGCGCGGACGAGCTGCTGATGAACGGACAGTAGAGGTGGTCGATGCGCCAGGTCGGCGGCCACCTCCCGCAGCCCCAGCAGCTCGCCCAGGCGCAGGCCGCCGGTGGCCGCGGTGACGTGGAGCGCGTATACCGCCGGCGTCGCGGTTGTTCGCGCGTCTGCCAGGTAAGCAACAGTTTGCTCGGGACTGAACACTGTCGGCTCGTACTCGGCGACGGGCGGCGGCGTCGTGTTGTCCGCGGGGTTGCGAACGATCAGCCCTTGCCTGGTGGCGTCGCGGAGGGCGACGTGCAGGACTGCGGCGGCCTGGTGCGCAGTTGTCGTGCTCAAACCGCGCTCGGAGATCATCGTCGTATAGAAGTGCTGGATGGCCGCCGGTGCAAGCCGGGCAAGCGGAATGTGCCCCAGCCCTGGGATGATGTGGCAGCGCAGGAGCTCTTCGTAACGGTCGGCCGTTTGCTCACGAATCTTGCCTAGGACTACGCGCTGCTCATGCCAGGTACGGAGGTAGTCACCTGTGCGAAGCCGTGGGGAACCGTAAGGTCCGACACCGCTGCTGAAGGCCGGGGAATGCGCGAGTGCAAGCCTGAATTGCTCTGCCTCGGCATGAGTCTTAAAGCCGCCGAACCATCGTTGACGCTGCTTCTTCGTTTGGGCATCGAGGCCCGCGTAGCAGACGACAGCCCATTTCTTGCGGTGTTTCACAACGCAGGTACCCGACAAGCTCCACCCCCCTCTAACCGATGACGGAATGAAGGGGAGGGTTCCGGGACGCGGCGTCGGCCTCCTGGGGCAGCGCGGCTTCGTGGGCACCTACGCCACCCGGGCGGGTCTGCGAGCGTCCGGCGAGGGCAGTATGACCTGGTTCGTGATCACCCGCGCCTGGTAAAGGGCGGCTCTTCTACTCAGCGCCCTTTTCCTGTCGAGCGATGTGCGCTTGCGCGAGATCTTTGGCTCCGATTCCGCCGTTGGCGATGAACGTGTCCAGCGCGTCTTCGGGGAATCTCACCAAGGGGCCAATGCGCACGGAGGGAAGCTTGCCGCAGCGAGCGAGACGCCAGACGTGGCGCTTGGAGATGCGCAGGCGGTGCGCGACTTCCGCAGCGATCAGGAGGCGCGTAGTCATGGGCTCTCTACCTGGTGACGCGGGACACGGCGTGTCCGGAGTGAAGGGGCGAAACGCATTACACTGGCGGCGTTGTTGTCGATGTCTCTTTGTGCGTGACGCGGGGAGAAATGCCGAGGGCAGTCCAAAGAGGCGGACTGCCCTCGTTATCCGCCGAGCCTAACCCGGCGGCATCGGCTCCGCAGGCCTAACCTGCGCAGGCGATGGGTGGCACCGGCGCTAAGCCGGTATTCGCTGCGACACGACGTCGAGGATCGACTGCGCGAGTGTTTCCAGTGTGCTGTCGTCGAGCACGATCACGCGCCAGCGGCCCTTGATGGCCCATGTCCTCGTCCTCAGTCACCGCTCGTACTGGATCTGGTCCGCGGCCCAACGTCATATCCGCCCGACCGCATCCTTGGCCCGCGCGAAAGTCTTGCGCGCTAG containing:
- a CDS encoding ABC transporter ATP-binding protein, yielding MSQAPLLDINNIEVVYDRVILVLKGVSIAVPEGGMVALLGANGAGKSTTLKAISNLLRVERGAVTRGTIGFAGSRLDTCDPAEIVRRGVVQVMEGRRAFEHLTVEENLLTGAYVRRDGAAVRRDLDTVYEYFPRLAERRRVRAGYISGGEQQMMAIGRALMARPRLMLLDEPSMGLAPLLVREIFDIIARLNREERVAILLAEQNAARALEIVEYGYVLENGRVALDGTAAALRANEDIKEFYLGLSGAGERRSYREVKHYRRRKRWLS
- a CDS encoding ABC transporter substrate-binding protein, encoding MRTRRVWWGSATAAFAVILALSVASGPAPGASMGNVVNVPQPIYRTGPYAAGGSGFAGGREDYLALLNARGGLDGVKFQWSECEDAYDTARGVECYERTKKDMVVVWPSSTGITYALVDRSIADKIPMVTIGYGRSDATDGKTFPWIFPVLGNYWSQASSFIRYIAAAVGGEDKLKGKRIALLHLDIPYGREPIPMFQDLAAKFGFEFRNFPLPAPGLEQSAAWVDMARRYRADYVIQWNFGQSCTVPFTAMRQVAFPIDKFMGVWWCGSEEDVRPAADLSKNYVSANFTGVGRNFPVIQSILSTVYKNGKGNIDEARVGTVYYNRGVIEAAVFAEAVHNAIKQFGLPVTGEKVRWGLEHLTFTEARLRELGLTGMIPPVTLTADDHGGVSSAYFQRWDGQKWVRIPGLWQPYADLVRAQIAKSAAEYRNQKH
- a CDS encoding branched-chain amino acid ABC transporter permease; translated protein: MLYRECGVYRTTYAEDAALFPLPADRLGTAALVAAAILLPPLLGTYWLRGILIPFLVFSLATLGLNFLTGYAGLLSLGHAAFMAVGAYAGVILYGRYGVPLPLALLGAGCIAAAVGAVAGTPSLRIKGFYLAVATLAAQFIITWTIQHVPWISGGVFATINTPTVRVGGLVLDSALRQYYLALAVVALLTVFGMNLTRSRIGRAWMAIRDRDVAAEIIGIRLLKYKVLAFVVAAFYAGVAGALVVFSWYGSANIEEFDLVNSVRILGMVIIGGMGSIVGSFLGAGFVTLLPILVSVTVHQAGTLTGGGAANSLISSLEDLIFGTMIVLFLVLEPLGLARLWKTIKDYLRLWPFPY
- a CDS encoding branched-chain amino acid ABC transporter permease — encoded protein: MSGDLGYGLELLVSGLLVGVLYAMVALGFVLIYKASDVFNFAQGAMTFFAALALVSVLPRLGWPISLLFVVVLMSALAVVIERFALRPLAGRPPLALAMSTLGVTFALGGLAQALWGTEPHRLSLGISPEPIQTAGILINRVDLVAAGAVAIIVGALIWFFQRTKLGLGLRAVADDHEAAMSVGIALRRVWVVAWTLSGLVAIAAGILWGNRIGVGFAVSLIALKALPVLIIGGIDSIPGAIIGGLIVGATESLAEGFIGPLVGGGLQDIFPYLVALIFLMVRPYGLFGRPVIERV
- a CDS encoding AMP-binding protein, giving the protein MAAGAPERQTATTLPAMLLAHAQEHGRRVAIREKEYGIWQSYTWAESLDRVQALAAGLARLDFGRGDRLAIVGDNRPELYWALLAAQTLAGIPVPVYQDATAAELRYAIAHAGARLVVAEDQEQVDKILEVRDELPALEHILYEDPKGLRHYTEPSLRRLDSVFAMGREADGGGRAAFRALVARLDPEDTALISYTSGTTGASKGVMLSHRALIATGKSFLQVVPVGPSDQMLAYLPMAWVGDTFFSVVVAMLTGATINCPESAETVRADFREIGPTVTFAPPRIWESLLAQCQVKIEDADWLKRGVARRLVAAAMRKARAALQGGGISAADRLRCALGEPLVYGALRDQLGLRRIRVAITGGAPIAPEVLEFFRGIGVNLTQLYGMTECSTPATVQPGDQVKLDTVGPPIPGVELRIDEHGEVLIASPGLFSGYFRDPAATADALRDGWLRTGDAGLLDPDGHLVILDRAKDVSHLEDGTVFAPQYVENKLKFSPYIKEAVAVGHGRPYVVAMLNIDPDVVGNWAQRRQVAYSGYTDLSQNARVAALVADEVRRVNALLAPPLRVRRFIVLHKELDPDDAEITRTRKVRRRFIGEKYAPIIEALYDRGAAEVEVRAAVRYEDGREAQVSRSLRLHTIEPDGVPAAAAVRA
- a CDS encoding ABC transporter ATP-binding protein, with translation MLNGDRGPRLRAENVHVRFGGVTALSGVGMEVRSGEILALIGPNGAGKTTLLNTISGVYRPRAGKVVLDGRDITGRSPDEVARRGVARTFQNVSLFGGMTVLENILVGRHIHMRNGVLASGIYWGWGEREELRHRVAVERIIDFLEISHIRRAPAGTLPYGLRKRVDLGRALAAEPTVLLLDEPMTGMNREEKEDMVRFILDIADEWAPAIVLIEHDMGVVMDISHRVVVLDHGRKIAEGVPDEVRTNAEVLRAYLGEAPAAIPGAVR
- a CDS encoding copper amine oxidase N-terminal domain-containing protein, coding for MSSQRILCVVLALVAALSIAAPLPAGAQGMIRVFVDGRPVNFDVPPQTIQGRVLVPLRGIFEQLGATVDYDAASQHIVAIRGGQTVELTVGSRQAHVNNSPTLLDVPAFTINGRTMVPLRFISESLGAGVQWIAANSTILINSGGGTPTAAAPPVVPSGQVTGRLMAVTTGQNPQIVVRANGQDYTYAVTPETAIYRYNAENSAGGSAALGALKTGDRVVVDASGNQATKITASYRLSPAGRIAHVNTGNRTVTLANGTTYVVLPDAQIALNGQPADFGAIQNGRAARFYVVQGTNQAYQVAVTTPQSSAPVPAALTVPTITSPGNGSRVGSSIIVQGQAQPGALVVVTAQPRLLGQTVRVQTTANANGAWQVPLNFNSIPIAAMPYVVSAAQIVNGAQSDSASIEVNVQ
- a CDS encoding tyrosine-type recombinase/integrase; protein product: MKHRKKWAVVCYAGLDAQTKKQRQRWFGGFKTHAEAEQFRLALAHSPAFSSGVGPYGSPRLRTGDYLRTWHEQRVVLGKIREQTADRYEELLRCHIIPGLGHIPLARLAPAAIQHFYTTMISERGLSTTTAHQAAAVLHVALRDATRQGLIVRNPADNTTPPPVAEYEPTVFSPEQTVAYLADARTTATPAVYALHVTAATGGLRLGELLGLREVAADLAHRPPLLSVHQQLVRAGRNPVYGPPKTGRGRRTIVLSDVAADVIRAALLWKKAQRLMLGPKYRDSGLLFVGPKGRPLNPSNLWNRDHTPRLRRLGLPHSRLHDLRHFHGTQLAVAGVDARTIADRLGHSKVSFTLDTYVHPALAAQEQAAAAANDWLTKSGLSAR
- a CDS encoding helix-turn-helix domain-containing protein, which gives rise to MTTRLLIAAEVAHRLRISKRHVWRLARCGKLPSVRIGPLVRFPEDALDTFIANGGIGAKDLAQAHIARQEKGAE